In the Armigeres subalbatus isolate Guangzhou_Male unplaced genomic scaffold, GZ_Asu_2 Contig1462, whole genome shotgun sequence genome, one interval contains:
- the LOC134202846 gene encoding nuclear receptor coactivator 5-like — protein sequence MALPVMEPVNSRVYIGGLGEQATLQDMDELFKEYEPYEDLNLLRGYGFVQFPTEEGARKAIEGLNGLMHKGRKLTVKIANDNRGKKGLLPRSGPPGSQGSAPIRDRSPIDGNRYADGYPQRSIYSNLYPRMDMGGYAEPMMSGMQGQPSNQPESNDCEIIVVSRDLTTYAENIEARLKRNGLSVDLLFPNDDVPIGKVLSNIASRGSYYAILITPENQERNSITVNVLYGVPAEHRNMPSDDALNFICKDFQDKVRTEQEKAAKYRASMSAGPGNSHMMYNTHSLQDKHPDAIQNMLNLLANNRQLTVLQYERLIKYLTERKELQIKYELGEDTDSVSASSLLSGKSKAESEKELQKKIMDILNKPSIVPPKNKILPEPEKETRSGGFSSFGNMTIAAAAASASSATSKVATTAGGGSSNNSAPLSNAAPKLLHDPKVQKALDSLLLSGLGGGLKF from the exons ATGGCCCTTCCCGTTATGGAACCGGTAAACTCTCGAGTCTACATTGGAGGGCTTGGTGAACAGGCGACCCTCCAAGACATGGACGAGTTGTTCAAGGAATATGAACCCTACGAGGATTTAAATTTACTACGCGGGTATGGATTTGTACAATTTCCTACGGAGGAAGGCGCCCGTAAGGCAATCGAGGGCCTCAACGGATTGATGCACAAAGGGCGGAAACTCACGGTGAAGATTGCGAACGATAATCGCGGAAAGAAGGGTTTACTTCCTAGATCCGGGCCGCCAGGAAGCCAAGGCAGTGCCCCGATTAGAGACCGCTCGCCCATCGACGGAAACCGATATGCTGACGGATATCCTCAGAGAAGTATCTACAGCAATTTGTACCCCCGCATGGACATGGGGGGCTATGCCGAGCCGATGATGAGCGGAATGCAGGGTCAACCTTCGAATCAACCGGAGAGTAACGATTGTGAGATTATTGTCGTTTCCAGGGATTTGAC GACATATGCAGAGAATATTGAAGCTAGATTGAAACGAAACGGCTTGTCTGTTGATTTGCTTTTCCCAAACGACGACGTGCCCATTGGAAAAGTTCTTTCAAATATTGCCTCTCGAGGAAGCTATTACGCTATCCTCATCACACCCGAGAACCAAGAACGTAACAGCATTACAGTGAACGTGTTATACGGAGTCCCGGCCGAACATCGGAATATGCCGTCCGATGATGCGTTGAATTTCATTTGCAAGGACTTCCAAGACAAAGTACGCACGGAACAGGAAAAGGCGGCAAAATATCGAGCATCAATGAGCGCCGGTCCGGGTAACTCTCACATGATGTACAATACCCACTCGCTGCAAGACAAGCATCCAGACGCAATCCAGAATATGCTCAACCTGCTTGCCAACAACCGGCAACTGACGGTACTCCAGTATGAGCGGTTGATCAAATATTTAACGGAGCGAAAAGAATTGCAAATCAAGTACGAATTGGGTGAGGACACGGATTCCGTCTCGGCCAGTAGTCTTCTTTCGGGAAAATCTAAAGCAGAAAGCGAGAAGGAactgcagaaaaaaatcatgGACATTTTGAACAAGCCTTCAATTGTTCCGCcgaaaaataagattttaccAGAGCCGGAAAAGGAAACACGATCCGGTGGGTTTTCGTCATTCGGAAACATGACCATCGCGGCTGCTGCTGCATCCGCCAGTTCGGCTACCTCCAAAGTAGCTACGACAGCTGGTGGTGGAAGCAGTAATAACAGTGCCCCGCTCAGCAACGCCGCACCCAAGCTTTTGCACGATCCCAAAGTTCAGAAGGCGCTGGACTCGCTTCTGCTGTCCGGCCTGGGAGGGGGACTCAAATTCTAG
- the LOC134202844 gene encoding lectin subunit alpha-like produces MQRTVLVLVATVGVLSMAQQIKCRSPSRFMIPVFKANWFKATEFCFSLGMQLAITNSKEDHDRIVDTVKASPIYNANDTIVWIGGSDLAEEGDFYWHATGVRLAYAHWQPGQPDNWKNQEDCLSIVNVLSLGWRWVANDGNCEGLHYFVCENVEWIHNISVF; encoded by the exons ATGCAGCGGACGGTTCTAGTTTTGGTAGCTACAGTAGGAGTTCTGAGCATGGCTCAACAAATAAAATGCAGGTCGCCGAGCCGTTTCATGATTCCAGTATTCAAA GCAAATTGGTTCAAAGCCACCGAGTTTTGCTTCTCCCTGGGGATGCAACTTGCCATCACCAACTCAAAGGAGGACCACGACCGGATTGTGGATACGGTAAAGGCATCGCCGATTTACAATGCGAACGACACGATCGTTTGGATCGGTGGGAGCGATCTCGCTGAGGAGGGCGATTTCTATTGGCACGCGACTGGGGTTCGTTTGGCGTACGCTCACTGGCAACCAGGTCAGCCGGATAACTGGAAGAATCAGGAGGATTGCCTTTCGATAGTGAACGTTTTATCGCTCGGATGGCGGTGGGTGGCCAACGATGGCAATTGCGAGGGGCTACACTATTTTGTGTGCGAAAATGTTGAGTGGATTCACAATATTAGTGTTTTTTGA